The Triticum aestivum cultivar Chinese Spring chromosome 7B, IWGSC CS RefSeq v2.1, whole genome shotgun sequence genome window below encodes:
- the LOC123160173 gene encoding disease resistance protein RGA5: protein MEAALVSVGTGVMKPLLSKIYNLLKEEHSKFKGVRRQIEETKDEMSGMEAALEVLADAEQLDAEMRAWKEDVRELSYDMEDCVDDFIARVDHERGRSTGLKGFFDKLKKLKPRHEIAGEIERLKARAIEASKRHKRYKLDRQSPGSTTTCDIDPRLHALYAEVGELVGIKGPREHILEWFKSEASSTQLRVVSIVGPGGLGKTTLANAVFETIKSEFSCSALVSVSRKPNMKNILRDIAERVRVEDYTYNDDERQLIDKLREHLRNKKYLIVIDDIWDTEAWKTISHALLNNNNGSRIITTTRNSTVASFCSSQGDYVYRLEPLNFADSRRLFLERAFRYDCLCPPHLKEILERILEKCAGLPLAIITMSGLLADQTAEEEWNRALAAIGSSLAKEPDAGDMTKILSLSYFDLPHPMRTCLLYLSAFPEDYIIEKHSLIYKWIAEGFVCEVRGRSTYEVGESYFNDFINRSLIQPAKLMDNGQVVACRVHDIILDFITCMAKEENFMTSFGDAEQGKKHKVRRLSVMSRKYEMATMSSWDLSHVRSLATFGSFGQNSLVEFPALRVLDLGECEDLQSHHLENIEKLLLLKYLRLRIAEIPEGIGKLKYLETLDMRGMRIRKLPSTMTRLQRLTRLYADLDPSCLSDGIIGQLQSLEELENVFVPDAELERFLRELGQLSKLRKLSVNVTEAFDSKEKEDAVRFIGTLISSYNIHLLRITYGPNLPFDPMPDLLFLSLEPWCPANPAAFRKIWFANCYIDKIPSWMVSLVNLRNLDICMYRTGPEDVAVLGGIPALAFLTLETWYGRNGRIFIRGFRSLKYFKLEVKCCGTAVEFEEGSMPMVEHLQLGLKGHNRECVNYATDFGIQHLSTLTKVDINIDGNNGKIKRLIETALRKLRYRLTLSASGERCNHFEELFTELYFRKAGSSVQQKREGAFCSFLDRVFEEINQDALSRLMVLDVQRAHHVRSRSI from the exons ATGGAGGCTGCTCTTGTGAGCGTTGGCACCGGGGTGATGAAGCCGCTCCTGTCCAAGATCTACAATCTGCTGAAGGAAGAGCACAGCAAGTTCAAGGGCGTGCGCCGCCAGATCGAAGAAACCAAAGATGAGATGAGCGGCATGGAGGCTGCTCTGGAAGTGCTCGCAGACGCTGAGCAGCTTGACGCTGAGATGAGAGCTTGGAAGGAGGATGTCCGCGAGCTGTCGTATGATATGGAGGATTGCGTTGATGACTTCATCGCTCGCGTTGACCACGAGCGTGGTAGATCTACAGGCCTCAAGGGGTTCTTTGACAAGCTGAAGAAGCTCAAACCTCGCCACGAGATCGCCGGGGAGATTGAGAGGCTCAAAGCCCGGGCTATCGAGGCAAGCAAGAGGCATAAGAGGTATAAACTTGACCGCCAGTCACCTGGCTCTACCACCACTTGTGACATTGATCCCAGGCTGCACGCTCTTTATGCGGAGGTCGGCGAACTTGTTGGCATCAAAGGTCCTAGGGAGCACATCCTTGAGTGGTTCAAGAGTGAAGCTTCTTCTACACAGCTTCGAGTGGTGTCAATTGTTGGTCCAGGTGGTCTTGGTAAGACGACACTCGCAAATGCAGTTTTCGAGACCATCAAAAGCGAATTCAGTTGCTCAGCTCTAGTTTCAGTTTCTAGAAAGCCTAACATGAAAAATATTCTAAGAGACATTGCTGAAAGAGTGCGGGTCGAGGATTACACTTACAATGATGACGAGCGGCAGCTCATTGACAAGCTAAGAGAGCACCTCCGAAATAAAAA GTACCTTATTGTGATTGATGATATATGGGACACAGAAGCATGGAAAACCATTAGCCACGCATTACTGAATAACAATAATGGGAGCAGAATTATTACTACAACACGTAATAGCACAGTTGCATCATTTTGTTCTTCTCAAGGGGATTACGTTTATAGACTGGAGCCCCTCAATTTTGCTGACTCGAGAAGACTATTTCTTGAAAGAGCGTTCCGTTATGACTGTCTATGCCCCCCTCATCTAAAGGAAATACTTGAAAGGATATTGGAAAAATGTGCGGGGTTGCCATTGGCTATCATTACCATGTCTGGTTTGCTGGCTGATCAAACTGCAGAAGAAGAGTGGAACAGGGCACTAGCTGCTATTGGTTCTTCACTTGCAAAGGAACCTGATGCTGGGGACATGACCAAGATATTATCGCTCAGTTATTTTGATCTTCCTCACCCTATGAGAACTTGTTTGTTGTATCTCAGTGCATTCCCAGAAGATTATATCATCGAGAAACACAGTTTGATATATAAATGGATAGCTGAAGGATTCGTCTGTGAAGTACGAGGGCGTAGTACATATGAAGTAGGTGAATCTTATTTTAATGATTTCATTAACAGGAGCTTAATCCAACCAGCTAAGTTAATGGACAACGGCCAGGTGGTGGCATGCAGAGTTCACGACATTATTCTCGACTTCATCACATGCATGGCCAAAGAAGAGAACTTCATGACGTCATTTGGTGATGCAGAGCAGGGGAAGAAACACAAGGTTCGTAGGCTCTCTGTCATGAGTCGCAAGTATGAAATGGCTACCATGTCATCATGGGATCTCTCTCATGTTCGATCGCTTGCTACGTTTGGGTCTTTTGGGCAGAATTCTCTAGTGGAGTTCCCAGCTCTTCGTGTGTTGGACCTAGGAGAATGCGAGGATTTACAAAGTCATCATCTGGAAAATATTGAAAAGCTACTTCTTCTCAAGTACTTGCGTCTCAGAATTGCGGAGATACCGGAAGGAATTGGAAAACTGAAGTATTTAGAAACACTGGACATGCGTGGTATGCGCATTAGAAAACTGCCGTCTACCATGACACGGCTTCAAAGGTTGACCCGTCTATATGCTGACTTGGACCCTAGTTGCTTATCGGATGGAATAATTGGACAGCTGCAGAGCTTAGAAGAGCTAGAGAATGTTTTTGTCCCCGATGCTGAACTAGAGAGATTTCTGCGGGAACTTGGTCAGCTAAGCAAGCTAAGGAAGTTGAGCGTAAATGTGACAGAAGCATTTGATTCCAAGGAAAAGGAGGATGCTGTAAGGTTTATCGGAACTTTAATATCTTCCTACAATATTCATCTTCTGAGAATAACCTACGGGCCAAACTTGCCCTTCGATCCTATGCCGGACCTCCTGTTTCTGTCACTGGAGCCATGGTGCCCCGCTAATCCTGCTGCATTCCGGAAGATCTGGTTCGCTAACTGCTACATTGACAAGATTCCAAGTTGGATGGTCTCGCTTGTGAATCTCCGTAATTTAGATATCTGTATGTACCGTACAGGGCCAGAAGACGTGGCAGTCCTTGGCGGAATACCCGCTTTGGCTTTTCTGACACTCGAGACTTGGTATGGCAGAAATGGAAGGATCTTCATCCGTGGATTCAGAAGTCTGAAATACTTCAAACTAGAGGTCAAGTGCTGTGGCACCGCAGTGGAATTTGAAGAGGGGTCGATGCCTATGGTCGAGCACCTCCAGCTTGGATTAAAGGGTCATAACAGGGAGTGCGTCAATTATGCTACTGATTTCGGCATCCAGCACCTCTCCACCCTCACCAAGGTGGATATCAATATTGATGGCAACAATGGAAAAATTAAAAGACTTATCGAAACCGCTCTCCGGAAACTTCGCTACCGCCTCACTCTGTCAGCAAGTGGAGAGCGTTGTAACCATTTTGAAGAACTT TTCACAGAATTGTACTTTCGTAAAGCTGGGAGTAGTGTTCAACAAAAGAGGGAAGGTGCCTTTTGTTCTTTTCTGGATCGAGTATTCGAAGAGATTAACCAGGATGCTTTGTCTCGTTTGATGGTGCTG GACGTGCAACGGGCCCACCATGTGCGGTCTCGGTCGATTTAG
- the LOC123157959 gene encoding uncharacterized protein, with protein MVARVFLAPACRTRRRRQTLQVLPAMLIVASGAATGDIFAGTGSLFLLQLVRNFAGLDEVFCGDLGGDACFCWNRSVFCYYQHVFLLQRVICFATTGDSGTCFFAGIAMVAETNDGGETRAKTMGNVATTAAPRWNRPVECRNRQKGISWKPMAVLQSRRPRAWAASWHCVGARQSCNSSAVG; from the exons ATGGTTGCTCGGGTCTTTTTGGCCCCGGCGTGCCGCACGCGTCGACGACGACAAACACTACAGGTACTGCCGGCGATGTTGATAGTGGCCTCCGGTGCTGCAACCGGCGATATTTTTGCTGGCACCGGCTCTCTTTTTTTGCTACAACTGGTAAGAAATTTTGCTGGATTGGACGAGGTTTTTTGCGGTGATCTTGGCGGCGATGCATGTTTTTGCTGGAACAG ATCAGTTTTTTGCTACTACCAGCATGTGTTTTTGCTACAACGGGTGATTTGTTTTGCTACGACCGGCGACAGCGGCACATGTTTTTTTGCTGGAATCG CCATGGTAGCGGAAACCAACGACGGCGGCGAGACTAGGGCAAAGACGATGGGGAATGTTGCAACTACGGCGGCCCCGCGCTGGAACCGGCCGGTGGAGTGCCGCAATCGTCAGAAAGGCATAAGCTGGAAGCCAATGGCGGTGCTTCAATCTCGGCGGCCGCGTGCTTGGGCGGCAAGCTGGCACTGCGTTGGGGCACGGCAGAGCTGCAATTCGAGCGCGGTGGGGTGA